ATCAATCGCTTTGACAGGGACATGTCCGTTGATAATATGGGATACCCGTTCGTTTAAGCCAAATTCACGGATAATTTTAACAGCGAATTCCTCTTGTTTGCTTACCACATAATAGGGATTTTTTGCTTCTGTCCAAGTGGATTTATCTTCAATAAACAGGCGTTCAAAGGTAGTCATTTTAGAACGTCCAAATAATGGAGAGCGTTTTCCACACCATAAATACCACATAAAATCACAACAAGAGCGTTTATATTTGGTTTCTTCCATGTGGAAATATGCCTGGCGTGCAGTAGAATCTGCTAAGTCCATCAGGGCTTTTCCTTTTGCCACAGTGCCGTTGACGTTTACTTCCATGAAATCACCATTTTCTTCCATAGGCAAACAGCCATGAAACAATAAATTTTGGTTGAAACAGGAATAGATGCTCCCATGGGAATATAAAAAGCGCACGTGTTCGTTTAGATGAGTACTTTCCCGAAAAGACTGCTTTAGGTCTTTCATTAATTCTTTTTCTTCTGATGTTAAAGCGTAAGGGTCAGCCTCATTAATCGTAGGGAAGAAGGTGTCATTCATAGGATAGGATTTTCCCTCAATGGTAACAGTACCTTTTGAGAAATCAATTTTATCCAGAAGCAAACGATTTTCCATATCATATTCTGGATGGCGTTTAATGACAGCTCCCTCTAATTTAAATAAAATAATCGCAATTGCCTTATGCATTTTAGCAACTAGCTTTAAATCCTTTTGTGCAGTATGTTCAGAACGGATTGCACGGGGGGCAAAGTTCTCACAGTTTAAATAGTGATTTTCCGCAAACAATGCTAATGGTCGCAGATTAATCCCATACCCCTGCTCTAATACTTCTAAACGATTGAACGCAGCACAGTTGTTGATTACGGTTGCGATACAGGCAGAACTTCCTGCTGCTGCCCCCATCCATAAAATATCATGATTACCCCATTGGATATCCACAGAGTGGTGGTCCATTAACATGTCCATAATCAGGTCAGGGCGGGGACCACGGTCAAAGATATCCCCTACAATATGTAAGCGGTCTACTGCCAAGCGCTTAATTAAGGAAGATAGCGCAATAATAAACGCATCCGCATTATGTAAATTGATAATGGTATCCATAATTTTGGTATAATACATGGTTTGGCTTTCTTCGCCATATTCCGCATGAAGAAGTTCATCAATAATATATTGGAACTCTTTCGGCATTGCTTTACGCACTTTAGAACGTGTGTATTTTGATGCTACTTTTTTACAAATTTTTAGTAAACGCTGCAATGTAATCATATACCAATTGTCAGTATTGGCTTTTTCTTTTTTAATCATTTGCAACTTTTGTTCAGGATAATAGATTAAAGTACAAATTTCGGACCGGGTTTCTTCGTCCAAAGTATCGCCATATAACATATCTACTTTTTCGCGTATTACACCAGAACAATTATTTAAAATATGCTTAAATGCTTCATGTTCCCCATGTAAATCACTCATAAAATGCTCGGTACCTTTTGGTAGATTGATGATAGCACGCAGATTGATGATCTCGGTACAAACACTTTGAATTGTTGGATATTCTTTGGACAAAAGATCAAGATATTTGCGGTTTTTTTTCACTTCATCCGTTAAATAGCTCATTATTCCCCTCCTGCGAATCGATTAAGTTAGGTTTAGTATACTATAAAATTATGAATATTATGTAAATAGATGGATGTTATTTAGCAATTCAGACTAAAAAATGAAAGAAAAAGATTGTTATTTTTATAACATTATATTGTTGCTGAATCAAACAACGCATTCTATTGTATCTTAGATAATTGAAATAATTTGTCATATAAAATAGGAAAGTAACTTAAAATAATAGAGAAATAGCAGCCTATTTAGAATCATAAGCTGCTTAGAAAGATGAAACGATAGATTCTTGACACATCTTCCGGTATTGCCTTGGGGTTAAGCCAAATTTTTCTTTAAATAACTTAGAAAAATATTGGCTATCTTGGAAACCGGATTCTTCCGCCACCTCTACAATGCTAGTATCCGTAGTTTTGAGGATTTCCCGGGCGTGTTGGAGTTTAGCATTCTGGACTAGCTGTGTAAAGCTTTGTCCGCAATGTTGCTTAATCATCCTGGAAATATAACCGGAGGAATAGGAAAATCTTTCCTCTAAAACAGATAAGTTGACAGTGTTGCTATTTTGATTGATATAGCTAATAATATCCAGTAATGATGCTATTTTAGGCTGCGTTTCCGCATTGATATTATTTTCTTCCGCATGTATTCTTGCCAATAGGGTAAACAATACAGCAAGAAGATATTGTATTACATTTCCATTCCCAGAAGAGGAACGTTCACGGACTTCATAGATTAAATTTGTTACAATATCATCCACTTGGCCATCTTGTTGAGCGGGAAAATATAAAAATTCCTGGCTGGTATTGATTTGATACATATAGCTGACAATAAAATTACTGAATAATTTATTATCTGATAAAAGAAGCAACATTGATTCTTCAAAAAGGGAACGGCTAAGCATAATATTAAAGACACAATCCTGCTCATGTAAAGTATGTAAACAATGTAATACATTAGGGTTTAATAGAAGGATGTCTCCTTGTGACAGAATAACTTCATGGTCACGGAAGGTATTGACGCATCCTCCACGGTAAACATAAACCATTTCGTAGTAATCATGGTTATGGAATACTGGAGAATGTTTTGTTTTGATAGGAGGACCATGCAGAATAATGGATAACCCATTGTTCATGGGATTTTGCTCATTTTCAATGGATACCGTAAAAAATCCATATTCATTCAGTTGCTGTCTATGCTTTTTTATAACAGAATCGCTAAAACTTAAATGGAGTACTTTTTCTCGTTCTGATGCAATTAAATGGTCAATATACATAAAAACTTTCCTTCTTAATTTACTATATTACACATAGTTGGTATTCTTATTCCCTATTTTCGTGTTGTCTATTCTCTTGTTTCCAAAATAGATGTTCTGCTACAATTATTATAACACAGAAAAAGAGATTCGGTAACTTGATATGAAATATTATTGATGCTATTTTTGTGTAATTGAAACCATTTCAGAGAGGGAAATGGGTAGTAGGTTATTTTAGGTATAGCAGGCATGATTGCCAATAATACCTGTATTGAAAGGAGAACAATGGAATGAAAAAAACAAAACGCTACGCAGCGGCTTTGTTGGCAGCTGTTATGGTTCTATCCCAAGGAGCTGTTGTAAACGCTGCAACATTTACAGGGGAAACAAATAATTTAACTGCTTTTGAGCAGGAATTCCTTTCCCCGGATAAGGATGCGAAACCATTTATGCGGTGGTGGATTGCACCAGGACGTATGAACGAAGAGGAAATTCGCAGGGAAGTAAAGGAATTTGCAGATGGGGGTTATTCTGGCGTAGAATTACAATGTTTGGAACTTGCAAAGAATTGTTCAATCAATGATGAAACATGGAACCAGACAATGAAGTGGATTTTACAGGCTGGATTAGATTACGGCGTACAGATTGACTGTACCATTGGGCAGATGTGGCCAATCGCTACCCCAGAAATTACAGATGTAGACGATATCCGTGCAGAACAGTTATTACTGAATGCAAGTGCTGATTTTACTGCTACTGCCGATGCAATGATTTATACGACAGAAAGCTATGTATTTCCAAAGAATTTAGATCAAAACCGCGATTATGAACTGATTGCGGTGACAGCAGCGAAGAAATTAGCGGATGGAAGTTACGATTCTTCTACAGCATTAAATTTATTGGATGGAAATCAGGAAATAGATTTTAACCAGGAAACTGGTAAAATGTCTTGGACAGCTCCTTCTGAAGGGGATTGGACTGTATTCTATTTTTATCGCCAGTCTGCTAACCATACAGTTGGGTTTGGGGTAGAACAATATGTAATCGACCACATGAGTGCAGATGCTACCCGTGCTGTTACACAAAACTGGGAAAACGCAATGAACAGCGATCCAGAATTGAAACGCCTTTATGAAGAAAATGCTGGAAGCTTATTTGGTGATTCCTTTGAATTAAAGAGCAATTTGTGGACACCAAAAATGCTAGAAGAATTCCAAGCCCGACGTGGTTATGATTTAACCCCATATTTACCTGCGATCAACAGTAATTTTAGTGAAATTGGAGACCGTGTACGGGATGACCTTTATACTACTATGACAGAACTTTTGGCGGAAAACCATATGGGCGTCTTCAATGAATGGGCGGATTCTCACAACATGACTTTGCGCTATCAGGCATACAGCAGTAAGGGGAGTAGTCCATTTGAATTGACTGATCCAGCACTTTATACCGATATTGTAGAAGTAGAATCTTATGCGTTGAGTGGAACCAATCCAGATTCTTATCGCCAGCTTAGTGCCGTACCAAACATGAGAGGGGATAAAATCTTTTCCGCAGAAGCAGCGGAGATTGGAAACGACTCTTGGCGTGAAACCTGGACGGATACTCAATTGCAGAGCGGAAGCGATAACCGTCATTTAGGATTTATGCACTATGCTTATCGGCTTTTCTCAGCTGGTGTAAATAAGGTGGTATTCCATGGTTCTACCTATAAATTTACCGATACAGAAAATATGTTTTTCCCAGTCCAAGTGACTTGGCCAGGATATTCTGCAATGTCCGCTTTAAGTTATGGTAACGAATGGGACGATAAAACTCCAATGTGGGAAAATGTAGATATTATGACAGATGCACTTTCTCGTACTCAAATGGTACTGCAACAGGGACAAGGCGATGTTGACTTGGCAGTATACCGCTGTATGTATGGAAAAGGGAATATCCAATCCGATATTACACCAATTGAACAGGCTGGTTATACCTATGACTATGTGACCCAAGCAATTTTGAATATGGACAATGCTGTTGTTGGAACTGAAGATGGTAAAGCAGTTCTTGCAGCAGATGGCCCATCCTATAAAGCGTTAGTAATTGAGCCAATGGGGGATGGCACTGTACCTGAAATGTCATTGGATGTTGCAGAAAAAATCCTAAATTACGCAAAAGCAGGATTGCCAGTTGTCATTGTAGGGGAAGCGCCAAGCAAAGTAAATTCTTATCCAGGAAGTAACGAAAATGTAGGTTCCTCCGAACTACTTGCGGATGCTGACGCACAACTGGTTGCATATATGGATGAATTAAAAGGTCTTGATAATGTAAAAACAGTTGCAGACCGTGCGGAATTAGTTACTGCGCTTTCTCAACTGGAAGTTTCACCGGATGCTCAGCCGGAAACACCTTCTAACATGTATTATAACCATCGCACCACAGAGGATGCGGAATTATACTTTATGTATAATGATGATGAGAATGAATTAGCTGAAACTGTAACCTTAAAAGGAGAAGGAACTCCTTATTTACTTGATCCGTGGAGCGGTGAAATTACACCAATTGCAGAGTTTATCTCCAGCAATGGAATGGTTACCATTAATGTTGATTTGGATTCCCAGGACGCAATGATGGTTGCCATTGCCAAAGATGGTTGGAGCAGTAAAACATTAGAAAATACAGTACAACAGACCAACGCAGATAATGCAGTGTACAATGTGGATACTGACAGTTTGGCATTGCGTTCCACTCAAGGAGGAAATTTGGATGCAGTTTTGAATGATGGAACGTCTGTTCATGTAACAGCAGAAGCTGCAGAAAATCCAATGGACTTAACCAACTGGACAATGGTATTAAATCAGTGGACAGAAGGGGAAAACGTCCATGATACAAATATTGTTCAGAGTGATACCTATGATTTATCTGAAACAGGCCTGGTACCTTGGTATGAAATTGATTCCAATCTGAAAAACGTAGCAGGTGTAGCGGAATATACTACCTCATTTGAATTGGAAAAAGGATGGGAACAAGGACAGGGTGCGTATCTCGACTTTACCGATGTTTCTGACGTTGGACGTCTGTTCGTTAATGGAACAGAAGTGCCAATGAACCAAATTTCTCTTCATACCGATATTGGTCAATATCTGGTTGCTGGGAAAAATACAATTGTCGTAGAAGTTTCCAGCAATATGTCCAATGTCATGTTTGGCAAAACACCTGATAATACCTATAATTTCGGCATTATTGGAAATGTTACCTTAACACCATATACACAAACAGAAATAGTTGTTTCTAAAGCAGATAAAGGTATCTTAAATTCTGTGATTGCTTATGCGGAACAGGCCAAAACAAGCGGGGAATATGACAATGCCATTGAAAGTGTACAAAAAACATTTGATGCAGCATTGGAAAATGCCAAGGCAGTAGCAAATAACGCAGCAGCAACCCAGGAAGAAGTAAATGCAGCATGGAAAACCTTAATGAACGAAATTCATAAACTGGGGTTTGTAGCTGGAGATAAAACAGCGTTAGCTTCTTTGATTGAAGCAGCCAATGGAATCAATGCGGAACTTGACCGTTATGTAGAAGCGGGCAAAGCGGAATTTACCGCAGCATTGGAAACAGCACAAACTGTATTTGATGATGGAGACGCAATGCAGGCAGAAATTAACGAATCAGCAGATAACCTGTTAAACGCAATGTTGAACCTGAGATACAAAGCAGATAAGTCTGTTTTAGAAGATGTTCTTGCGGAAGCAGGCAAAGTGGACGCAAACGCATACACAGCCGAGAGCTATGCAGCATTACAAGCGGTAGTAGCGGAAGCAAACGATGTGTACAACAATGAAAACGCAACCCAGGAAGAAGTAGACGCAGCAGTAACAAACGTACAAGCTGCAATGGATCAGTTAGTAGCAGTAGATGGAAGTGTTTCAGAAGAAACAACACCGTCCACTGATGATACAGCTACTCAAACTGGACAGGAATCTACAACAAAAGCAAACGCAGCGAAAACAGGGGATACTACACCACTGGCTGGAGCTGTTGCAGCAGTGATAGCAGGTGCAGTATTGTTCACCTTACGTAAGAAAAAATAGTTAAAATATCATAGTGTGTAAAAACTGGCTTGGATATTGATCCAGGCCAGTTTTTATAATTTAAAGGAGCTTTTATTATATTTAATAACTACTTTATTAAATAAAATAAATTGAAAAAGAAGAATAAAAACATACGTATAAATTCCTTGTTTTAACAGACACTACAGTTATCTACTATATAGAATAATTACCAATACTGTTAAATGGAGGAATCATTATATGAAAGCCACAGGAATTGTGAGAAGAATTGATGACTTAGGTCGTGTTGTTATTCCAAAAGAAATCCGTAGAACCTTACGGATCCGAGAAGGTGCACCATTGGAGATTTACACAGGATCAAATGGGGAAATTATTTTTAAAAAATATTCCCCTATGGAAGAAATTTCAATTGCTGCAGCACAGTATGCAGAAGTACTCTACAAAACAATAGAGCTTCCTGTGCTGATTTGTGACCACGAACAGGTAATTGCTGCAGCTGGAATTTCGAAAAAAGAAGTTTTGGAGCGCCGCATTTCTTCTGAATGGGAAGAAATGTTGACACAACGCCAAACATACCAAAAAACAAACCAGTCCACTGGAATGCAGCCAGTAGACGGTGTTAGTCGGAGTGCCTTAATAGGAATTCCTATTTTATCAAATGGAGATTTAAGTGGAAGTATTTTATTTTTAGAAGATGATCATTGCCATCAAGCGGATGATACTTTACTAAAATTGGCTACTACCGCTGCTTTATTCTTTGGAAAACAGATGGAGCCATAAATCAAGATAGCAAAAATGGCTTGAAACCTAGTTTCAAGCCATTTTTATACATATCATAAAAAATCAAATTCAGTTAATTATTTATCAGTATTTTTTTCGTAATGATATAATTTAATTGTAATCGTATTTTTAGATAAAATAAGGATAGATTGATTCTATTTAAATGGTTTATAGTATTAAATTCATTTTAACACAAAACAGATTTTAATAAAACACCAACGATTTTTGATAATATCATTGTGTATTAGCAAATTTTTGGTGTTTTTTTATTTTAGATAAAATGGAGTATTATTTAATATAGTGAAAAGACCATTTCTTCCTTATAATGGATATAAAAATGATAAATCAAAGTAGTAACAAAATTTATCTTAGAAAAATTTTTGCTTATTTTTTGTGTAAAATATATAATTGTTTTGGCTCTATCCATAGAATATGTCATAAAAATCATTCAAAAATATCATATAAAAACATAGTCAATCTCGTTTTGATATGTTATAATAAATTACAAAAATAAAATACCCCTTAATAAAAATAGACTTTAGCTATAAGCTGAATTGCTTATTTGGGAACTATTTTATTTGGCATTATAATGCTTTATCATCACAAATAAAGGATGGAAAAAATCATGTTTAAAAAAGTATTAGCAGTATTATTGGCAGGTACATTATTAGTAGGGTGTTGTACTGCCTGTGGAACAAGCGAAGAAGAAAAACAAGGAGCATATCAAACATTCCAAGATGCAGCAAAAACAATTAATGAATCTTCAGGATATGTATTTAGTCTATTTGGTTCTTTAACAACTGAATATAACGACAACTCTTCCATGCAGGGAATTAGTTCACGGTATACTACAAAAAATCAGGATGGAAAACAGTTGGTAGAAAGTTATTTGTCCTTTAGTACCACTACTCAAGAACCTACTAGCACGATTTTAGAGTCTGACGGAACAAACTATTGTGTTATTGATGAAAGTGGAAGCAGTTCTAGTTCAGCAGATGGAACTAGTACAGGGAACACTGTACAGGAGCTTACTCAGGAACAATTTCAACAGATGACTGGTTATGGTAAAATCGGGACAGATTTTAAAGCAGAGGATATTAAAAGTGTATCCACTAAAAATGATGAAGGAAATACCAGTTATGAAATTACATTAAATCGAAAAAATGCGGTAAATCTCGCAACATGGTTAATGGAATCTATTTCCTATATAGATACAGAACAGGTACCGGTTGATTTTGATGTAGATTCACTGGTTTGTACGGTTACAGTAGGAGAAAATGGTGAACCAAAATCTTTCCGTTATGAATTGGAAACTGACATGACTGCAGAAGGGGAAACGTTACATGCGGAATATCGGGTAAGCTACAGTATTGAACAATATGGGGATGAAGTTCAGCTAGAAATACCAGACTTAAGAAGCTACCTTGATGCAAATACCGCGGCTTCTACTGATGGCGCAACGGAATAAAAAGCTATTGATCAGCACTGACTTTGAGCGTTAGTGCTGATTTTTTATATGTATAACACCAAATTACAAATGTTTTGATAACCCCAATAGAAAAGCGATAGACTATGATAGTACTATATTATATACAAAAATACAATTGAAAAATAAACGTTTTATTTTAAAAATATAGTATGTATTGGGGATAAAAAGCTTTTTATAGTTGACAACTGCAATATCTTGGCACTATCACCAATAAGTGTAATCGTGTTTTGTTTAATATTCCATAAAAATCATCTCATTATTATAATAATTGTGAAAAATAGCGGTTTTTTTATTGACTTTAAAGACTCAAAGTGTTATGATTATTCACGATGATACAAGGGAGGATGCTGTTACATATTAGAAAGGAAATTTCCATTTTTACAGCCTCCTTTTTTATTTACATCATTATTTCATTTTATCTATCACTCAAGAGAAAGAGTGGCAGTGATGTTATTACAAAGGAGGAAGAGAAACAGTGAAAAAAAGCAGACGTTTGCTGGCTGTTTTACTGGCAGCTGCTATTACTGCAACTACATTAACCCCACTAAATGCTTTTGCGGCAACAAATGGAGAAATGGATATTGATAGTTTGCAGGTAAGCAGTTTGAATCAACCATTAGGAATCGATAAAACACCAACTTTTAGTTGGCAGTTAGGTTCCAATGAATATGGTAAAGGACAATCCGCTTACCGTATTATTGTGGCTTCTACAGAAGAGAATGCAAAAGCCCACAAAGGGGATGTATGGGACTCTGAACAAATCCAAAGTGAAGATAATTACGATGTCCTTTACGCTGGTCCTGCATTAGCTTCTAAGACAAAATATTATTGGGCTGTAGAAGTTTGGGACGAAGACAAAAACAGTATTGGTTGGAGTGATGTATCCACCTTTGAGACCGGTATTCTGAACCAGGACGAATGGAAAGGGGAATGGATTGGTAT
This is a stretch of genomic DNA from Clostridium facile. It encodes these proteins:
- a CDS encoding fructose-1,6-bisphosphatase, translating into MSYLTDEVKKNRKYLDLLSKEYPTIQSVCTEIINLRAIINLPKGTEHFMSDLHGEHEAFKHILNNCSGVIREKVDMLYGDTLDEETRSEICTLIYYPEQKLQMIKKEKANTDNWYMITLQRLLKICKKVASKYTRSKVRKAMPKEFQYIIDELLHAEYGEESQTMYYTKIMDTIINLHNADAFIIALSSLIKRLAVDRLHIVGDIFDRGPRPDLIMDMLMDHHSVDIQWGNHDILWMGAAAGSSACIATVINNCAAFNRLEVLEQGYGINLRPLALFAENHYLNCENFAPRAIRSEHTAQKDLKLVAKMHKAIAIILFKLEGAVIKRHPEYDMENRLLLDKIDFSKGTVTIEGKSYPMNDTFFPTINEADPYALTSEEKELMKDLKQSFRESTHLNEHVRFLYSHGSIYSCFNQNLLFHGCLPMEENGDFMEVNVNGTVAKGKALMDLADSTARQAYFHMEETKYKRSCCDFMWYLWCGKRSPLFGRSKMTTFERLFIEDKSTWTEAKNPYYVVSKQEEFAVKIIREFGLNERVSHIINGHVPVKAIDGENPIRANGRLIVIDGGFCRAYQPTTGIAGYTLIYNSYGMRLMSHQPFESVDKAIKNNLDIQSNSTVFETIKERMKVMDTDIGTELSDKIYDLSLLLNAYRDGLIKQKTNEGHY
- a CDS encoding AraC family transcriptional regulator translates to MYIDHLIASEREKVLHLSFSDSVIKKHRQQLNEYGFFTVSIENEQNPMNNGLSIILHGPPIKTKHSPVFHNHDYYEMVYVYRGGCVNTFRDHEVILSQGDILLLNPNVLHCLHTLHEQDCVFNIMLSRSLFEESMLLLLSDNKLFSNFIVSYMYQINTSQEFLYFPAQQDGQVDDIVTNLIYEVRERSSSGNGNVIQYLLAVLFTLLARIHAEENNINAETQPKIASLLDIISYINQNSNTVNLSVLEERFSYSSGYISRMIKQHCGQSFTQLVQNAKLQHAREILKTTDTSIVEVAEESGFQDSQYFSKLFKEKFGLTPRQYRKMCQESIVSSF
- a CDS encoding glycosyl hydrolase; translated protein: MKKTKRYAAALLAAVMVLSQGAVVNAATFTGETNNLTAFEQEFLSPDKDAKPFMRWWIAPGRMNEEEIRREVKEFADGGYSGVELQCLELAKNCSINDETWNQTMKWILQAGLDYGVQIDCTIGQMWPIATPEITDVDDIRAEQLLLNASADFTATADAMIYTTESYVFPKNLDQNRDYELIAVTAAKKLADGSYDSSTALNLLDGNQEIDFNQETGKMSWTAPSEGDWTVFYFYRQSANHTVGFGVEQYVIDHMSADATRAVTQNWENAMNSDPELKRLYEENAGSLFGDSFELKSNLWTPKMLEEFQARRGYDLTPYLPAINSNFSEIGDRVRDDLYTTMTELLAENHMGVFNEWADSHNMTLRYQAYSSKGSSPFELTDPALYTDIVEVESYALSGTNPDSYRQLSAVPNMRGDKIFSAEAAEIGNDSWRETWTDTQLQSGSDNRHLGFMHYAYRLFSAGVNKVVFHGSTYKFTDTENMFFPVQVTWPGYSAMSALSYGNEWDDKTPMWENVDIMTDALSRTQMVLQQGQGDVDLAVYRCMYGKGNIQSDITPIEQAGYTYDYVTQAILNMDNAVVGTEDGKAVLAADGPSYKALVIEPMGDGTVPEMSLDVAEKILNYAKAGLPVVIVGEAPSKVNSYPGSNENVGSSELLADADAQLVAYMDELKGLDNVKTVADRAELVTALSQLEVSPDAQPETPSNMYYNHRTTEDAELYFMYNDDENELAETVTLKGEGTPYLLDPWSGEITPIAEFISSNGMVTINVDLDSQDAMMVAIAKDGWSSKTLENTVQQTNADNAVYNVDTDSLALRSTQGGNLDAVLNDGTSVHVTAEAAENPMDLTNWTMVLNQWTEGENVHDTNIVQSDTYDLSETGLVPWYEIDSNLKNVAGVAEYTTSFELEKGWEQGQGAYLDFTDVSDVGRLFVNGTEVPMNQISLHTDIGQYLVAGKNTIVVEVSSNMSNVMFGKTPDNTYNFGIIGNVTLTPYTQTEIVVSKADKGILNSVIAYAEQAKTSGEYDNAIESVQKTFDAALENAKAVANNAAATQEEVNAAWKTLMNEIHKLGFVAGDKTALASLIEAANGINAELDRYVEAGKAEFTAALETAQTVFDDGDAMQAEINESADNLLNAMLNLRYKADKSVLEDVLAEAGKVDANAYTAESYAALQAVVAEANDVYNNENATQEEVDAAVTNVQAAMDQLVAVDGSVSEETTPSTDDTATQTGQESTTKANAAKTGDTTPLAGAVAAVIAGAVLFTLRKKK
- a CDS encoding stage V sporulation T C-terminal domain-containing protein, whose amino-acid sequence is MKATGIVRRIDDLGRVVIPKEIRRTLRIREGAPLEIYTGSNGEIIFKKYSPMEEISIAAAQYAEVLYKTIELPVLICDHEQVIAAAGISKKEVLERRISSEWEEMLTQRQTYQKTNQSTGMQPVDGVSRSALIGIPILSNGDLSGSILFLEDDHCHQADDTLLKLATTAALFFGKQMEP